A segment of the Chlorocebus sabaeus isolate Y175 chromosome 15, mChlSab1.0.hap1, whole genome shotgun sequence genome:
TTAGGAAGAATGAATGGACAGAAACTAATtagcaaataattttctttagagTTATCTTGTGAAAAAGTCCCTCCAGGCATGGCTGCATTTCTGTCTTTCTGAAATAGGATACCAGATCTCAGTGAGGGGAGAAATGCGATTGTTTCTTCTACAAAGAGGCTTCTCTAGCCTGGGAAGGAAATTTCAGAGAGCACCTCCCTGCACTTGGGGAAAGGGCGGGCAACAAGTCAAGGTTAGGGGGACCTGCATTATGAGGCAGCTTCTAAAGCTTCTCAGTCTTTGGGGTATCGCTTTCTGAGCGTCAAGAGTAAAACGTGATGCATTACTTTCCTTCCAACTTAGATTCTAGTAGTTTAGATCAGTATCATCGTTTTTACTTCAATGTTCAGGAAATGCTGGAAATTTCTAGCtaacatcacagaaaaaaaacCCCACGAGGTTGACTTCACCTACTCTGCCTATCCTCGGCAGGTAACCATGTATGAACTGACACTCCCAGGCATAATCAAATTACCTCTGTCAAGTCCTCGCCCTAAGACTATTTTTGGAAACTAGGGATTTTCCAGATTACTGAAAGCCTTGTCAGTGTCAAAGGCCGAGCAGGAGTTTTGCAAGCGGAGCTACGAAAGCAGCCGCCCTCGCGGTCATTCCTGTGCCTCCGCCCTACTTCCTCACACTGGCAAAAACACGCCCCCCGGGGAACTTTCATCTGGGAACCGATACAGTCCACTGTCCTGTGTTCTTCAAATACTGTAAAGCTGGATAAATACTGTAAAGCAGCCCTCTCCAGGTTCCTTGAGGGTCAGTTTATATTACACATTCGTCCACACACGACACCAGTCACCACTTTCACCCGCCAAAGCGCGCTCAGGCCGGCCGCCACTTCCCTTGGTACATGCGGAACACTGGCAGCGCCGAGGTTAAAGGAAGAGGCCGGAACGCAGGGTGAAGAGGCGCAGAGATGATAGCCAACGCCGCCATCTCTATTTTGGGCATAAGGGATCTTGTAAAGCTCCATTATTCGTGTGGCTAAGTATCACAAGGTGGTGTCGACAGGCCTTGGCTAGAGAAGGCCTCCTTAGCCACTGATGACCCCAAGGTCTGTCGCAGCACCAAACACTCTCCTCGCAGGCACGAATACCGAGGGCGGAGGCGCGGCCTGAAGGGACTAGTTGGCGCGCGGCGGCCCGGCGTGGTGACGTCAGGGCGGAAGCGCACGCGGCGTGAAGCGGCCCAGAACCCGGCGGTCACGGGAATATCCGTCGCGCCGAGAACGCTGGTTAGTCTTGTTTCGGGTTCCGGCTGCGTTGAGCTTGCGTGCAGCTCGCTAAGACTATGGCGTCCGGGCCTCACTCGACAGCtactgctgccgccgccgcctcgTCTGCCGCCCCAAGCGCGGGCGGCTCCAGCTCCGGGACGACGACCACGACGACGACCACGACGGGAGGGATCCTGATCGGCGATCGCCTGTACTCGGAAGTTTCACTCACCATCGACCACTCTCTGATTCCGGAGGAGAGGCTCTCGCCCACCCCATCCATGCAGGACGGGCTCGACCTGCCCAGCGAGACAGACTTACGCATCCTGGGCTGCGAGCTCATCCAGGCCGCCGGCATTCTCCTCCGGCTGCCGCAGGTCAGTGCTCTGGCCCTGGGTCGGCTGGGcgctcctctcctcccctccgtCCCCTGCGCCGCATCCCAGTATCACCGTGCCCCGGGAGGGTGGGGACGGCTCCCTCAGGCTCTCCCATTCGGGGCCCAGCCGGGGCCGGGGTGTGCCGGGGCGGGGGGCTGCGGAGGCGGAGGGAGGACCTGGCAGCGGGCTGTTCGCGGCGGCGGcgggaggggaaagggaagcgATCGGCGGCACAAAATGGCGGCGGCGCCTGGAGCGGGCCCGCCTGACCCCTGCGCTTCCGTTCTCCTCTCTTGTCTGCAGGTGGCGATGGCAACGGGGCAGGTGTTGTTTCATCGTTTTTTCTACTCCAAATCTTTCGTCAAACACAGTTTCGAGGTAAGCACAGCGGAGGCGGGTAAAAGGGATTTCTTCATCCGGAAATGGGTAGAAGTAGGGGTAGTGTTAGCAGCCAGCTTTTCCAGAAAGGGAGTGGTTTAGTTTAGGCCTTTGTACCTACTTCTCACTCGCCAGGAAGTGGAAACCTTTAGAATGTGGTTCACAATCCAGAAAATGGATCCCGAGCCTAAGTGCCCTCTTAACGAGAAGTAGTTTTCAACCAAATACAGAAGTCCTGTGAGATTGAGCTTGACTCTGGAACCAAAATTAAGATGAGTGGAACAACAAAGAGTGTAGTACTAGCATAGCTGGTAGGCTTATGGCATAGAAATGTCCGCTCTAATTTTACTAAAGATTGTCCCACTTGTGTTCTAAAGTTTATTCTTCAAAGTGAGTTTAATCTAACAATGGCTTTTGTGGCTTATGGATTCTTTCAGATTGTTGCTATGGCTTGTATTAATCTTGCATCAAAAATCGAAGAAGCACCTAGAAGAATAAGAGATGTGATTAATGTATTCCACCACCTACGCCAGTTAAGAGGAAAAAGGTAAGATTGGCATTATTGAACATAGCATCACTTGCTACTGCTGTACTGTGCACCCGTCATCAAATCAaaacatctttcctctcaagtgAATATGGATGCAAAAGAAAACGGACTTTAATTTAGGTGTTAAAGTTCATATAGGAacactgatatttaaaataatttgaaaaaagaaacataattaacCGGTTATCTAAAGTTTGTAGAGGCAGTTGCATTTATGGACAATCCTAACAGTGCTGTGAAGCCAGGCCTGTGGCTTAAGATTAAACAAGAAAGGGAGTACATTTGGCTCAAGTGTGAGTGTATTCTGTAAGTTAtttttcctctcccctctctgaAGACTGAAGGCTGTGGAAGTTTAAACACTGTAGTTTAAGTTAATATTGTGGCAAAGTTCTGTGTAGATTATGTTTTTCTACTCGAAGTCCCAGTTAATTCTTTATCAATTGAGGTTGGCTTTTGTTAGAGTACTTCTCAACATTGAACTACGATATATCGAATAATACCGGATCTGAAAGGACTGCAGGATGATAAAGTTTGAAGTTTGAAGTCAAAGGGAATAAACAGGTATTTTGTTTTGGTCAGATACAGTCTCAGTGAGTGGGTTAGAAAATTAACAAGATTGACTGGGTTGCATTTAGATAAGGCTCATCTATTTGATGTTGTAAGAAAATACAGAGACTGAAATAGTATCTCCTAGGTGTTGTGGTAACATAATTTTATGTGGACCTATGTGTTCCTGTGAGGCAGTACCAAAAAGTTTGTTGCAGGACTTCCTGCATCTACAGGTGACTTTCAGTACATACTGCAGAAGGATATATTTGGTGTAGATTAGTTTTTGTATTCACTCTTTAAGGAATTGTAGTGATGTTAGTCAGTGTACTGagtttgaaaggaagttattaaaaggattataagttGTTCTGGGGGTTGGGTATGTTGGTTAGTGCTGTTAGTATCCTATATGAGTAGTCCTTATTGGCTGAATCTGTAAGTTGGCAGTAATGGAACTATTCAGACAAGCAAATATTAAAGCAACTTTAAGATGACTAGTCTATTCTGTGAGTCTACagatagttctttttttaaaaaaaaatatcctaGTCAAAAAGTCTGAAACAGTTTTCCTACATACTTTTTCTCCCCCATCTTTTCTCATTCACCTTAACTGTGTCCAGggatagaataatttttaaatcctaaaaCATCTTTTAGTTTGTTGATGAGTCCCTGGGAATTGGGAAGATTTCAAATTGGTCTTTGGTATGGTCTGAGCTTTAATCTGTATTTAGATACCTGGCTGATTCTTCAGGATGTTTAAAGTTATGACACTAATACAAGGCTCTATCTTTAGTCAAAGGTTTCTCTTTGCTTAAAGGAAATGGTTTTCTAGTATTATTCTTTGAACCATTGAGCCAGCTATTATGTAATCATATGATTATCTTTTGTGAAATTTTCCTGTGAGACTAAGTTTTCTTCGTTGATGTCAGAATAGGTCTTAACTGTAAAAAccatggaatttaaaataatataatctcACCTGATCGTTGTGTCTGATGTAACTTTGTTTTTTGGGTCATTATTACAGAGAAACTGATTTTGTTTCAATCTTAGAAGTCTGATTATAGCAAAATTTAAAAGGAGTTGTTAATTGCATGGAAGCCTTTTTTTAAAGCAGgatgtaaaagtgtttctatgcATATTACAAGTTTACTCAAGCACGTAACTTGTATATGTTATTAACTTCAACTCTTTTTTCCCTTGCAACCGACTATACAGCGACCAGCTACATTTACCAAAGCCTGGGTGATGTGGAGTGGTACATAGAGATGAAGCTGTCGTCATGGCAACAGTGAGTGAAGTATCGAAAATCCCCAAGGAGAAGCCAGTGCTCTGAGAATAGGTCACTGGAATCGGGGACTAACAGGTTGGCCACTGGTGAACCATTTAGAAAAACTCCTGTTTCTTGTTACAAGCTTTTGTCTTTGCTGTCCAAGTTATTAGAACTAtagctttgtatttatttttgcacaGGTTAATGTCATTAGAAAGTACTGTCGGTATTATACGTTAGTTAGGTAAAGCATACTTGTCTTGATGATGCTATTTGTTTTAATCTCGTTTATTCGTAACTTTAAATTGTAGTGTGACTGTGACAGTTACAGTGGAGATATATTATTCATGTCGCCTGTAGGTCATTGGTCTCTTCACCCTGGCTACACATTGAGAATTAGCAgaggagctttttaaaaagcaccagTGCTTAGTTCCCATCCTGGATTGTTTGGCCTATTCCTCCTTCAATTTTTTGTGGTTCAATAATTATCTTTTAAGTTCACAATAAATAGCTAAATTTAGAGGGACGATTGCTTTTTCATTGtagtagtttccaaatatttacttttgagatgcagcgtattaaaattttcaaagacTGCTTTAACCATTCTCATTAGTAAATGTGATGTACTTTCAGTGTATCCATAGATAATAAAAGTTGGATAGGTACAAATTGGAAAGGTATTAAGTGATGTTACTTAATCTACCAGCTTTCTATAGTATAATTCTGTGGCTCTACAAGGTGGCCTTCAGTTTGTTTAAATACCTATAAAGAATGTTTCTGCTTTTAAGTAGGCATTACAGATTTTTTGTATATTGCTTGGCAGTATGCCTCTTTGTAAACTACCTATCTCTTACAGTCTCTTGAGAACCTGGTTCCAAAATTTCTCAGTCTTTGTAACACATAAATGAGACTAACCATGTTTGgactttgtaatttttgttattgttgagttATATGTCAATTACATAATcatgctaaaggaaaaaaacttcTCTAACAAACCATATAATAAACTTCTAATTACCGAAGACCAGgattttctaaaactgaaaataattctcGTGTAAATCAGAAACATCGGACAATAGAAACTTAAAGCAGAAATTGAGTTTGTGTGTtgataatgaaaattatttctgagttttctctgAATAGATGAagacttcttttttaaagagattttaaaatgccACCTCCCCAGACTTTATTGGCAAGGAAAGTTTACCTGATTAGGGAGGAAAAAATTCTAGCAGACCTTAATTTAATGTGCTTTTTGCAACAGAAAGTGCTAATTTGTAATTTGAAACTTTGTTTACTGCTGGTTTATggagatacatttttttaaatttgtgatacAAAGTAATCTCTACCAGGTAGTTGTAAATTACGGTGCACCCTTGATTTGTGAGGTAGAACCAATTCTGAACAAAATAAAAGTGTCTGGTTTTAGGTTATATACCCACaaagttaattttgaaaattgtGGGTAATAAATAGCAGGATTAAGCAAGAAGTTAAGTGTATATTGAATTATAGTAAATAATGGGTTTAGTTTTCTTAAATCTGTTTTGATGTCGTTG
Coding sequences within it:
- the CCNL1 gene encoding cyclin-L1 isoform X3; translation: MASGPHSTATAAAAASSAAPSAGGSSSGTTTTTTTTTGGILIGDRLYSEVSLTIDHSLIPEERLSPTPSMQDGLDLPSETDLRILGCELIQAAGILLRLPQVAMATGQVLFHRFFYSKSFVKHSFEIVAMACINLASKIEEAPRRIRDVINVFHHLRQLRGKRTPSPLILDQNYINTKNQVIKAERRVLKELGFCVHVKHPHKIIVMYLQVLECERNQTLVQTAWVVHDGKS